Below is a window of Onychostoma macrolepis isolate SWU-2019 chromosome 06, ASM1243209v1, whole genome shotgun sequence DNA.
AGAATATACTGTAGAGCTCACAGTTTGACAGTGAatgttttgtggaaacattAGTAACAGTTCTGGTTAATTTAAGGTCAGCTGTGAGAAaagtttgcacaaaaaaaaaaaaaaaaaagtcttattaaattaataaggTAATTAAGTAATGgcagataaaacattttgtaaagtcaaatcaataatattgcatcaaatacactttaaaagcacattactgaagagaagaagaaaaggaaaaaaaaagttagagactaaaaaaaaaaaaaccacctAAAAATAACTTCTAGCCTCCGAGTGGAAAAAGCTCATGGGCATTGGAAAAGCACAGCACAAACAAAGGCAAGGTAATGATTAATGAGTAATGATTgtcagggaacacacatactgatctACTAAGTGACTGACCACTGAAGTCGCTTTGCATAAAAACAGCTGGCAAACGCATACATGTAAAGTGCTACCACTCAGAGCTAGCAACTGCAGAAACGGGTTTAGCATGACCAGACATTTTGTATAAACAGGTTTGGAGTGATTGAGGCTGCTGGACTCACCTGTGACAGATGAGAGGAGACAGGAGGAGAGGGCAGGCTCATAGCTGATGCCCGACTCGTTGTAGACTTGGCACTCTGACTAGTCCCTCCCACTGGCCTCTGCCGCTGGCTGTGATTGGTTGGGACTGCTGAAGGGGAGGGGCTACCGTCCTTGCACCCTACAGACAGGGACGTGGCCATCGGGGCAGCGTTGGTGTTGTTTGCGCCACCACAGGGCGGACTACTGGATTTGTGTCCGCCTGCAAAACTGTAACAGGCCTGTCCTGATCCGGATTTGACTCCGGATCCCACTGAAGTTCCTTGTGTGGTAAACGGCGGCCTGAAGTTTGGACTCTTGGGGCTGTATTGGTGCAAGCTGGCGATCATCTGAGGCCTGGGGTGGGTGAGAGAGGGAGATGATGAAGGTGAGGGTGAGGATGAAGGAGGAGGAGTAGGGGCAGGGGGTCGTGGTGTGAGCTTGATAATAGGAGAGCTGCTACTGTGGGAAGACTTGGTGAGCGTGGCCTGCATGGGCGTGATGAAGTTTGACTGGTTGTGTGGCATTGAGGGAGTCTTGGCCTGTGATAGTAGGGTGGAAGGAGAGGAAGTGGTTGGAGGAGGAGACTGCTGAGGGCTCTTGGGATTCATCTGAGAGGGATGAGGGTTCATACGAGGCTGCTGGGAAACCACAGTACCGCCACCAGTAGTGGATTTGTTAGCGCAGTTTTTTGTTTGTCCAACAGAGTGCGGAGTCTGAACCAACTTCACTCCCATTGTCCCAAAGGACCTCTGCTGTGGAGGCAAGAGGGGCGAGGCGGTAGGGGGTGGGCGGGGTTTTGCAGACTGCGCCGTGTTCATTCCTGAAATGCCAGATCTGTGAGCGGGCGTTCCCGAGGGTCTCTGCACAGGCCCGCCATCCTTTAGCATCCCGAAGTTCTCGCCTCGCATGGAGGAAGGAGACGAGGTGAGCGGAGAGGTGAGGGAAGGAGAGGTAGTTAGAGTGCTCATATTCGCCTTTGAGATACCAGAAGACTCCATTTTAGCTGGAAGGGTGGAATGTGACAGAGGTGAGGAGTAGTGGCTGACTCCAGATGAGGATCTGGGGACACTGGGAGAAGAGGTGGCGGGAACGCCATTGTTTGGCGTCAGTCCCTTGGCAGCGTTACTGAGGAGAGCGAGAGCTTGGGAAATGGAGTCTAGAGAGTTAGCGGCCAGATCCTCGTCCAGTGAATCCGAGAGGCAGATGGGTTCAGAGGGGGAGGAGGGCGGTCTGCACGCTGGGGTGGGTAAGGCAGGCGAGGCAGAGGTGGATCCAACACCTGGAGCAGGTCTCTGTGTCCAGCTGACATCCTGGAGCAGATGTCAAATACACAACTTAGAAATGTAACCACAGTCAACAGGAGGACATATAAAACTGATGAATTTGCACTGTTTTgagtatgtgaccctggaccacaaaaccaatcttaagtgccaattttttgaaattgacatttatacatcatgaataaataagctttccattgatgtatggtttgttaggataggacaatatttggcggAGATgcgactatttgaaaatctggaatctgagggtgcaaaaaaatctaaatactgagaaaattgccttttaaagttgtccaaatgaagttcttagcaatgcatattacaaatcaaaaattaagttttgatatatttacggtagggaatttactaaatatcttcatggaacatgatctttacttaatatcctaatgatttttggcataaaagaaaaatttataattttaacccatacaatgtatttttggttattgctacaaatatttcccagcgacttaagacatTATGGTGGAAAACTGGTTCAACTTTACATACCGTCATTTTGGCAGCTTTTGGGGTTGGAACAATTCTTTTCTTGCCcctgttaaaaatataaaaacaattcagCAATCACAATGAAGCATTAAAAGCCATTATCGGAGTAGTTTAAAGAGCTGTTTATACTAAGACGAATAATCGGTGCAATAAACACTGTAATTTGAATGTTAATGCATCTGTTCAGACGGTCAACATCTGCATGGTTTCAATGCAACAGATTGCGAATTAATCTGCCCAACCATTAAGATTTGCATTTATGGTCACATGCCCAGATAAAACTATGACTTTGTGCTCACAAACAGGATTTAGTAGAGGAACAGTTCAGAACCggctctctttctctttactcATGCATTCGTTGTTGTTTGATAAACACCACAGTGAATACAAAAATCTGAACGGCTGTTTGAAAACATGTAAATACTGTTTGACCTTCTTTCTACTCTCTCTACACTACTCTTTCTACTACTCAGGTCAAAGTTGTGCAGTGCTTTGTGCACAGGGGCATTTCTGCTTTTCTGTAAGTGCCACAAACAGCAATTTTTGCGCTTTGGTCTGAAGAGACAAATCGCATGCAAAAATTTGGTCAAAATGTTGATGTGAACGGGCCTTAAATGAGTGATTCTCCACATGATCCCACTGCCCTACATCAAGTCTGTACATTTTTAGACATCTGATTTCCATTGCAAAATCAAACCTTCCTACATAATCTACTGTCAAATCAACTTCAAGAACAAAGTGGCCAACATTGGTTGTTTATTCTGTCAAAATCCACTTCTTGACTCCTTAATCCACATGATGAACATCAAGGAAGAGAAAATACACCAGGTTTTTACCATCCACCACTCAAACAGAGCAGTAGAATTTGCTTCCTTATTTTCCATGCACTGCCAGGGATCAACTTAATTAAGTTACAGTGACAGCAACCCTCGagtcattatatattttgtgtgttaaaatgaaaattaagcctattttagcatcataatttttgtattatgacactaattacataattaagcacatttggtctcaaactcaacaTTACCATAGAAAAGCATTAAATGAAGTTCGAGGGACTCTCCTATTAGGGACTAACGTTAATTTATGTGTGTTGTCCTCTAGGTAAGGAGACATGAGAGACCACTCACAAAACCTATTAATATTTCAGGATGTCTGCCATCAACTGAAATTAGAAGGACATCTATAGCATGGGGTGCTAGAAATATAGCTTCCCAATGAAACTTTAGAAAGTGTCATTTCAGGGAGGAAAATTAGTAATTGGGGAATGTATCACAATTTACAATACGATTCAAGTAAAcaaaagaacataaaaaaaatgtaataatggaCAATCCCAATTTTTAATAAACACCCagacagccaaaaaaaaaaaaaaaaaaaaagtttcaaataatcagaatatttgaattaaatatttccTGTATTTGAATGCATAAGTTCATAAATAATCATTAGCATGATCGCTTGCACACTGCATTGCTAGTCTTTAGCCAAATAAGTAGCCAAATCAACAACTCACTaatgatatataattttagACCCAGATATATTTGCATTGATATTTTATGTACTACATAGAAAATTCACTTTGCATATCACTTTTTTTCATGCacatctgttaaaaaaaaaaaataggcttGTGTTTATGATGGCCCCTTTATATACGGCCATGTGCAAAACCCAGCCTAAAGAGACAACACAGCTTACCCAATCAAACATCTTACTCTTCTCCCCACTTTGTATGTTCTATATGGTAATTGCAAACATTAGTGTAAATATATGTGAAGGGGTTGATCTACTCACAGGCCAGTGAGGTGACCATGTACCGCACGACTCTCCTTAAAAAgcatcctggaaaaaaaaaaaattctagttACATGCTGTTCTTCAAGAAGGTAACGTTAGCATATAGTCAAGCACACACCTGGTCTGCATCCAGCCTTTGGGCCAGAGTGGCTTGACTTCATTCTCCATGAAGGCTTTGAGATAGTCCTCCACAGAGAGAGAGCACTGCTCCAGCTCATAACAGCTCAGCTTCACACGCACCAGGTTACACAACAGAGTCCTAGGAAAaacaacacacatgcacatatttaTGGGGCAACCCTTGATTTCTTACACTGTTAGTCTATTGGTGGCTCTGcttcattattaattttaactTGTAAAAGTCTAAACCTGAGTTTGTCATCCCATATGAACTTCTTCCTTGGTCCCATCACCCTCTTTCCTGGTTTctcttcatcatcatcctccGATCCGTTCTTCTCTCCATCTTCTATCTGCTGCCTGCGACACACGCACACAGTCAAATCTCATAAGCTATATATATCCACGCCATCCGTATGTCATTTTCCACAGTCCATTCCACTAATCTAAACAAGCAAATCATGAAAGCAGCAAGAGGCAGAAAGTTGGGAAAGTTTAAGACTTACTTAGCTGCAGCTTTTGCCATGCAGTCCATGTTATATCTGGCGATCTGCTCTGGCATCACGCTGCACACGGCGAGTTTGAGCTTTAACAGGGGTGTGCGCAGGCGGTCATCCTGATTAAAGAGAAAGACAACACAGAGACATTTGAGAGATGAGAGTTGTATCCAGTGTTGGGAAACACTGATCAAAACTATAGCCTGTCTTGCAGTCTTACTGCTACAATCCAGTCACAATTTAAACTACAGTCAAGTTAATCTGTTTGAAAATTACTGCACCAAACGATAGCAGTTAACATTAAAGTGGTCAAAAGGACCaaaatctttttaaatgattttgcaataaGAATTATTTATCTGGTGCAAAAACTATGGATCTCAGGTGACAGTGTTAAATTTGAACAGATAAATGTATGCTAAATGCAAACAACCAATGAAACTAGAAATCACCCTGAATAAACttgaaatgaataataataataataatgaaaaacagaAGCATTTAACTTACAATATTTGGCTTCATAAAGACAAAACTTCAGCCTGTTTCACACAGCACACAGCATAACTGCGACTGCAGGATTACGTTGTATTTCACACTTTCATTACTCCACACAGATTTCTGGGTAAccacattaaatattttcattaccaattttataatttaagacTATAATTAATGGAAATGGCCAACTATGAATTACGACCACAATCTTGACCATTGTGaaacttaattcaaataaaGAGGAGGGGCATCACATTTACACCTAAATATTAATGATTCTACAAAAAGGAGTCCAAGTCTTAAAGTATAGctataaactattaaaatgaattggtgaataatttatttgaactgATTCATCAACTGATTCCATTTTTCAACCTATTTTTTGTATGTCCCAACTCTATACGATGAAGAGAGATATGTTCTAGGacaatgttattattaatatgaagCATTATGCTACACTATTTAAAACACAGCTGACGAAATTGAAACGTAATTTAGTACTTTCCGCTACACCAACATAGGGGTGGGAATCTTCAGGCACTTCACGATCCGATTTCAAAACGATTCTTGatctacattttttccccaattaATTCTTCTGTTGTGCAAATACATCTTTACATTTTAACCAAAATTGCAGTTtctatgctttttgtttatagttGGAATCTCTGTGTGTCAGTACTGCCATCTTAAAAATAGGGGTGTGAATCTTCACTGGTTTCACGATTGAATTCAGTTACGATTATCAACTCAATATCACGATGCGTCACATTCTCAGTTTTCAATATTACTGCACACggctacattttcatataaattttacatcaaattaatttttttttttgttcaaggtattttttaatttgttttcacaTTATACAGACTCAAACACAAATAACTAACCATTTCCTCCACAAAGTTTAAAAAAGGCTGCCAGATATTataaatatcaaatttatttttaactttttttttattattatataatcagactacttttttttaataacttatttaaaaaaagtgttcaaGTATCTGAAAGTTTACAGACAATAGTTataggtttttcttttttcactgtCAAGCAATGTGCACATCTCAAAGCGCAAATTCTGTGCAATGAAGCCCACCATATTCGTGCCATATGTGGGGGACAAAAccaagctcagaatcgatttttttctcccacccctaCTCCAACACTAGTATCATTACCATGTACAAACACAACAAATATTGTTCTGGTGTTAGCGTAAAATCTCAATAACCTATGGCAAAGTATCATAAAGTCCTTCACCTGTATGTTGAGGCTGAGTTTCTTGAGTCGTTTTAGTAGCGCCTCCTTGTTACAGGGCACAAAGGCTTCCAGGTGAGAGTACACCTCTGAACGAATGTTTGCCGGCTGCTCCTGAACCTGCAGCTCAATGCTGAACGAGAAGAAAAATGATCAATGATAAGAAACAACAGACTACGAGAAATAACCACCAAATTTAAAGTCACAGATAACAGCTGAATGAGAACACGCTGAGATTTTACTTACTCCAGCAAGATATTATTCATATCCAGAGTGAAGAATTTCTTTCTGCCTTCTTGATCAAATTGCCTCGATGCCTGAGTtcgaataaataaaacaaaaatcaagtTAGGCTGGAAAATGATATTACTGTCAGAACATGAAGTCCCTGAAGTGTTTTTAAAACTGGAAGTGGATTTGTGGGCGTATATTtgctctcttgctctctctctgtaactcaccttcagtgaaaacatttaatgcgttacattttaaagttagaTGCAATGCAGTTTATATAACAGGTTGCTATCACCAAAAATATTCAGTGGACATTATTCTTATAAATGCATCTGCTCTCACAGAACAGGCTGGAATAGATTTTAAACCACTTTCTGATGGCCTTAAAGATGcaatttcatacattttattcttaGGTCTACTTATAGCATTAGTAGAAGTCATCATTTCTAAGACATCTATGTAAAAGCCCCTGCATTGCTTTGCTCAAGCAGGGCTGTGAATCTGCAATAGTTAAACTGCCCCATCCTTCAATAGCAGTCTCTTAGCAAATCCAGCAACACATTGTGAGACTGAGCTGAAATGTGTCTCTGAAACTGATCAGATCAGACTGGAATCATTAGGGAtcttgttaaaaataaacttcagtCAGCTAACATTACAGACATAAAgagcttttttttctcagcgTGGAATGAATAGATGGATTTTTGAGTTTCTAAAGCCCCCGGTATGGTTTCAACTCTtgtttaaaaagataaaaaatttgatttttcaTGACATGACCCTGTTTAACTGAAATGAAGGctgcagaaaaataataaaacatgactCACAGCTCGAAGGTCTTCTATGCGCTTGATCAAGGGGGCTGGAAGACCATTGGGGAGAGGTGGAAAAGAGATGAGACCACCCTGCCCTCGATTCAGTCCCCCTCCTGCAATCTTATGCCCCAATGATGAACCCAACCCAACCTGCCCATTCTCTCTGGCTGATGAGGGCATCTGGGGCCCTGTGTCCAAAAAACTAAAGTCCAGGTCACGCATGAGATCCTGAAGATCGCTTTCATTGGCCGAACTAAGCAATGACATCATGGCGGGTTCAGCAGTCAGGTCGGCTAGTGAAAGGTCAATGTTGTTGGCATTGGCTTGGAGATGGGAGTTCTGCAGTAGGTTGTTGGAGCTGGGAGTGCTGGTGAGACCAGGGCCTGGATGAGATGCGCCGGCATCCCGTTTCCGCATCTCTTCCTTCTCTCGTGTGAAACGGCGGAGCATTGCAGCCAGACAGAGCGAATCCTTCATTagtttcttcctcttcttcttctcagGGCGATGAAGGCTCAGACCAGCCACTCTGTGAGCAAATATATGGTCAAATTTGGATAAAACCTACATTCATGATTAACAAATCCAAGTTTACACACTTTGGAAAGTCAATCACAAACAGCTTCCTAATGGAACAATTTTCAGAAAAGTAACAATTTAAATTGCATGATTTATACAGGTATCAGTTTTACAAATTGTATATAAACAAACTCATTCTTACCCTTGTTTAGCTACTTTGTTCTTCCTGGGTTTTTTCTCCTCTATACTGGTTGCATCTTTCTTCTTCCTTCTTTTTATCAGTGGTTCCTCTCCAACTCTCATCTACAATCAGAAAACACCATATTAAGACAAACGTCATAGATAGGGTCttatgaaaaacaaacttttaaaaggATGGCTATTCTGCCCTTACcatgtcgctccaaacccataagattttgttaatatttgaaacacaaatgaGGATATTTTATTGAAAcgtgagagatttctgtccgtCCACCaaaacttgaaaaaagtaatccaaGTCTTCCAAAGAGATGCAATCACTTTACATGataaacagatttttaatttaggcttttattcacatatcgCATGTCAAGCAAGCACATTTGAGCTTTTGTTTTCCATATTTGATGAGCTCTATGTAGGCGCAGTcatcaatgtttatatgtgaataaaagcctgaATTAAATCCGTTCAAAGCGTTCACATCTCTTCTGTTTAAACCACTCTGTTCATACGGATttcattcatgttttaaaaGACCACCAAAAGTCTTACGGGCTTGCAACGACATtagggtgaattttcatttttgggtgtactgTCTCTTTAACAGGTCTACATGTCATTTAATGGCCCTGTTTACACATGGTAACAACATCCATCTGGGGTGATCTGATCACAAGGGTTCAGTCGAGACAGATATTATAAATAGAAGTGTAAATGGGGttcaaattgttttgtaatCTGGTCACTCAAACCACATCTGAATGAAGGCACACACGAAGGGTTTAAAACTCTTTAAGATTTCATGCTCCTTGATCTGATCTGATTTGGAAAAGCCAACCTTATACACATACACCCGTCTGTGGCgagattaaaattaaaacatgcatttaGGAGCAACAGTACGTCAATTCTTTGCTTTAGCATAGTAGGAGATTTGATCACAAGTGATCAAACGAGATACATTGCAGATGTATAATAAAACCCAACGTCAATGTCTATCTCTCTCAACTGACCATCTCTGACTGGATCACCCATGATGGACATTAATAACCAGGTGTgcacaaaaacaaagtaaactcACCCTGGATTTTTCTTCTTTGCCTCCATCCTCTCCCTCAGATTCAGAGGCAGCTCTGAACTGCAAAGTACCCGTATTAATGTAGAATCCACCAAGCTTGGTGGTCAGGGAGGCTGGAACAAGCTCGTCATACTGACAGGAAGAAGACACAATGATTTACAGAAGTATTACGCTGTTTGTTGTCTGTATTTCTTAGGTTATGGCAAAGTTTTAGGCCGGTATCACGGCAAAAGTGACTCCAAAACCACACATTTCAAATCAATCCATAAGGTAAATCTAAATATATCCATCACTGACTtcaatatgaataaaaaaagaaacaccccTTAAGTTCAGAGAGCAATGAGACAGAGTTGGTAAACAGCATGTTAAATGCCAGTCGATCATCTCCATAGTGATGTCTGTCTGTTGCCATGGCAAGTGCCCACTCACAGCTTCCGAGTTGTCTATGAAGGGGTCACTCTCATCGTAGCCGAAGCCAATGTCAATCAAATCCTGCATCCGATCTTTCCGCCTCTTTTTCCCTGCGTTACCCTGTAAGGACGTCGGTGGTAGCGGCAACGTGACATTTGGCATTTGAGTGCCCACACATTTGAATATGCAACTTAAAATCATAGAACAACACTTACGTATTTGCTTTCAAACTTTTTGGCCAGTGCCTCGACCTCCAGACGTTCTCTCTCATCATCATTAAAGGGATTATTGGGGTCCAGGGAAGACTTCAAATCTGGTCGATTCTTCTTGGCCTGTGGAACGAAAAATTTGTGAGCCTGATCACTCCAGTAAGGCTAGTTGGGACATTTAATTTTTCCAGTTTGGATTGGTGGATCAGAATGAGTAAAATACATTCTGTATCAATATTATTCTGGGACACTTTATTTTCCCATTcaaacttaaagggatatttcacccaataataataataataataataataatactaaaaaaatttataaaaaagttTCAGAATTGCCTCGATGCCAGTTTCAGTTCCCActgacttctattgttttttgcttgttttgtttcGTCCGTACAATGGAAGTAAATGGGAACCGAAAGTGTGTTAGggttatcaacattcttcaaaatatcttcttctgtgtttcagagaagaaagaaagtcaaacaggtttaaaatgacaattttcatttttgggtggaatATTCCTTTTAGGCCCTTTTCACGCTAAGGTCAATagctataaatatttaattaataattgttcTATTTCTAAAACATAGCTGCAGCAcatgcttataataaacagatcTGGCCTTTATTCAGTTTGAACTGGTATTGCTTTAGACTCCATTGTCATGTCgtgtagtagtagtattattatcATTGATATTATTAGTAACAACCTAAAATGACACCGCTGATCATGTGATCTCATCATGGAGGCACCCATGAGGTGGCGACCCACTTCATGTAAAACGAAACAGCTTTTTCTACAACACAGATAACTGGTCTTTATCACAAGCGAGTGTAAACCATTTTAATGGTATTtctcaaatattatttatttgcaaaacttttttaattagcaaaaagtgcacttttaacAAAGCAAACCATCTGACAGATGTCCAAGGCCAGGCCTACATTCATAAAAGTTACAACAACAGCACTTAGCAGCAATTCAGCCCTCCTGTAATGATTTTGTGCGCACAGGGCCCTGGGGGCCACAAGGGTCACGTACTCAACAAAGTGCTCTAAAGTTTATGAGCAAACAGGATAGAGACAcgacataaaaaattaaatgcacttCTCACTCGATCACAACATATGTCACACTTGAAACTTAGGAGGAGATCCCGTGAAGAGGGCTTTATTTTTGGACTCCACTGCTAACAGGCTAATGCATAAGCAAACTCAGCGAAAACAAGCAAGCGGTGGCTTTACAATAACAAGTAATGGTCTGACTAACACACTCTCTTCACTGAAGTGATCGGGATAGTTGCTGTACCTGTTGAGACTGGATGAGCTCGCTGTAGTTGAACTCGGCCGAGCATTGCTCGTTAGGCTCGGACAGACACAGGTTGAGGCGCACTGTCTTCCCTTTGGGCTCTTCGCCGTCTCTCTTCCCGATCAAACCCCCGCGGTCACCCGCTGTCGTCACCCCGGTCCCAATCATCTTCATCCTGCCGTCTCTGTCAAAACTCATCTCGGCGGCTCCGTCCTCCTCCAGCCGCCGTCTCCTGCCCTCCGCGCCCGGACCGCCGGCCAGGGCCGACAGGGTGACAAACTGCACTTTTCTCGGCTCGGCCATTTGGATGTTCAGTGCTCTTggacactcactcactcactcactcactcactcgcacTCAGCGGCGGGGCTCGACTTCGCCAAACAACTTGATTTAAAGAGCTTTAAGCCGGATGGAAGGGGCGCTTGGAGGCGGTACTGA
It encodes the following:
- the ubn2a gene encoding ubinuclein-2a isoform X2, translated to MAEPRKVQFVTLSALAGGPGAEGRRRRLEEDGAAEMSFDRDGRMKMIGTGVTTAGDRGGLIGKRDGEEPKGKTVRLNLCLSEPNEQCSAEFNYSELIQSQQAKKNRPDLKSSLDPNNPFNDDERERLEVEALAKKFESKYGNAGKKRRKDRMQDLIDIGFGYDESDPFIDNSEAYDELVPASLTTKLGGFYINTGTLQFRAASESEGEDGGKEEKSRMRVGEEPLIKRRKKKDATSIEEKKPRKNKVAKQGVAGLSLHRPEKKKRKKLMKDSLCLAAMLRRFTREKEEMRKRDAGASHPGPGLTSTPSSNNLLQNSHLQANANNIDLSLADLTAEPAMMSLLSSANESDLQDLMRDLDFSFLDTGPQMPSSARENGQVGLGSSLGHKIAGGGLNRGQGGLISFPPLPNGLPAPLIKRIEDLRAASRQFDQEGRKKFFTLDMNNILLDIELQVQEQPANIRSEVYSHLEAFVPCNKEALLKRLKKLSLNIQDDRLRTPLLKLKLAVCSVMPEQIARYNMDCMAKAAAKQQIEDGEKNGSEDDDEEKPGKRVMGPRKKFIWDDKLRTLLCNLVRVKLSCYELEQCSLSVEDYLKAFMENEVKPLWPKGWMQTRMLFKESRAVHGHLTGLGKKRIVPTPKAAKMTDVSWTQRPAPGVGSTSASPALPTPACRPPSSPSEPICLSDSLDEDLAANSLDSISQALALLSNAAKGLTPNNGVPATSSPSVPRSSSGVSHYSSPLSHSTLPAKMESSGISKANMSTLTTSPSLTSPLTSSPSSMRGENFGMLKDGGPVQRPSGTPAHRSGISGMNTAQSAKPRPPPTASPLLPPQQRSFGTMGVKLVQTPHSVGQTKNCANKSTTGGGTVVSQQPRMNPHPSQMNPKSPQQSPPPTTSSPSTLLSQAKTPSMPHNQSNFITPMQATLTKSSHSSSSPIIKLTPRPPAPTPPPSSSPSPSSSPSLTHPRPQMIASLHQYSPKSPNFRPPFTTQGTSVGSGVKSGSGQACYSFAGGHKSSSPPCGGANNTNAAPMATSLSVGCKDGSPSPSAVPTNHSQRQRPVGGTSQSAKSTTSRASAMSLPSPPVSSHLSQVSSASGSNLLGSVPPSLPLGFGMLGGLVPVSLPFQFPSLLNFNPPGPGVPGCSNMGASPATNSGYTLAQNANQSQGGDTKRKSH
- the ubn2a gene encoding ubinuclein-2a isoform X1, which translates into the protein MAEPRKVQFVTLSALAGGPGAEGRRRRLEEDGAAEMSFDRDGRMKMIGTGVTTAGDRGGLIGKRDGEEPKGKTVRLNLCLSEPNEQCSAEFNYSELIQSQQAKKNRPDLKSSLDPNNPFNDDERERLEVEALAKKFESKYGNAGKKRRKDRMQDLIDIGFGYDESDPFIDNSEAYDELVPASLTTKLGGFYINTGTLQFRAASESEGEDGGKEEKSRMRVGEEPLIKRRKKKDATSIEEKKPRKNKVAKQGVAGLSLHRPEKKKRKKLMKDSLCLAAMLRRFTREKEEMRKRDAGASHPGPGLTSTPSSNNLLQNSHLQANANNIDLSLADLTAEPAMMSLLSSANESDLQDLMRDLDFSFLDTGPQMPSSARENGQVGLGSSLGHKIAGGGLNRGQGGLISFPPLPNGLPAPLIKRIEDLRAASRQFDQEGRKKFFTLDMNNILLDIELQVQEQPANIRSEVYSHLEAFVPCNKEALLKRLKKLSLNIQDDRLRTPLLKLKLAVCSVMPEQIARYNMDCMAKAAAKQQIEDGEKNGSEDDDEEKPGKRVMGPRKKFIWDDKLRTLLCNLVRVKLSCYELEQCSLSVEDYLKAFMENEVKPLWPKGWMQTRMLFKESRAVHGHLTGLGKKRIVPTPKAAKMTDVSWTQRPAPGVGSTSASPALPTPACRPPSSPSEPICLSDSLDEDLAANSLDSISQALALLSNAAKGLTPNNGVPATSSPSVPRSSSGVSHYSSPLSHSTLPAKMESSGISKANMSTLTTSPSLTSPLTSSPSSMRGENFGMLKDGGPVQRPSGTPAHRSGISGMNTAQSAKPRPPPTASPLLPPQQRSFGTMGVKLVQTPHSVGQTKNCANKSTTGGGTVVSQQPRMNPHPSQMNPKSPQQSPPPTTSSPSTLLSQAKTPSMPHNQSNFITPMQATLTKSSHSSSSPIIKLTPRPPAPTPPPSSSPSPSSSPSLTHPRPQMIASLHQYSPKSPNFRPPFTTQGTSVGSGVKSGSGQACYSFAGGHKSSSPPCGGANNTNAAPMATSLSVGCKDGSPSPSAVPTNHSQRQRPVGGTSQSAKSTTSRASAMSLPSPPVSSHLSQVSSASGSNLLGSVPPSLPLGFGMLGGLVPVSLPFQFPSLLNFNPPGPGVPGCSNMGASPATNSGYTLAQNLFKSLQPGSQVALPPHLQLAFSDANQSQGGDTKRKSH